AATATAAAATCCTTCATTGAAACCCTGGCAGAATATGGAGATGATTTGACAGAAACCGAAAAGGTGGAATTTTTACAAACTGCTAATAGTGAAACCGATAGATTAACCCGTTTAGTAAATGATGTCCTTGATTTATCTCGCCTTGAATCCTCCAGAAGTTATGAGTTTCAGGCCCTTGATTTGGAGCAACCCATCGAACAAACCTTAAGGACTTATCAATTATATGCTCGGGACAAAAATATTGAGCTGGTGAGAGAAGTAGAGCCTTTATTGCCATCTGTTTGGGGTCATTATGACCTATTATTACAGGTGTTTACTAATTTGGTAGGTAATGCTCTTAAGTTCACCCTCGAGCATGGTACAATCACCATACGAGCCTATGGGGTGAAAAATAACCCTGAATATCCCGAAAAAATATCCCATGTCCGAGTAGAAGTGGCGGACACAGGCATCGGCATTGCCAAAGAAGATCAAGAGGCAATTTTTGATCGTTTTTTCCGAGTAGAAAATAGAGTCCACACCCTGGAGGGAACAGGGTTAGGGCTTTCCATTGTTAAAAATATTGCTGATAAACATCATACTAAAATTCACTTAGTAAGTGAGGTAGGGGTGGGTACTACTTTCTGGTTTGATTTACAGGTTTTTCAGGAGGAAAAAGTTGCTGTTGCTCAATAGTCATTTTCAATGATCAGTTAACATCATAAATCCACTTTTTGATCACACCCTAATTTATGAATCTCCTTCTTTTTCTGTGGAAATAGAAGAAGATTCATCTTCGTTTTTTTCCTTGCTTTTAAGTCGTAAATCCTGCAAAGTTTGCTCATAATCATCTTTAATAAAGCCCTTAACTTTTCCTAAAGTTTGGGCTAATCCATCGGTATATTGAGGGGGATTTTCTACTGCTTGATTATCAGCGATAATGCGTTTATTGGTAATATTAATAACATCTTCGGGAGCAAGGGAATAAATACCATCTCGAATACCACGCCAACCATTAGAACCAAATAAATAGTTAATGACTTTCCCTGTTTCCTTAGAAATTACATAATCAACGATTTTACCTGCTTTGTTACCAGAATCTGACCAAACTTCTGCCCCTATCAAAAAAGTACCCCATTCTGCCAGTTGGATTTCCATTTCTTGGTCATAATGGACGATAATACTATCTTTA
The sequence above is a segment of the Cyanobacterium stanieri PCC 7202 genome. Coding sequences within it:
- a CDS encoding PRC-barrel domain protein (PFAM: PRC-barrel domain~InterPro IPR007903~KEGG: ter:Tery_0532 hypothetical protein~PFAM: PRC-barrel domain protein~SPTR: PRC-barrel domain protein), producing the protein MTKSELKRSELIDRLIINYKTTENVGKLDNIVLELEEHQIKGIISKAGILGREKHGFLWEQIESIGKDSIIVHYDQEMEIQLAEWGTFLIGAEVWSDSGNKAGKIVDYVISKETGKVINYLFGSNGWRGIRDGIYSLAPEDVINITNKRIIADNQAVENPPQYTDGLAQTLGKVKGFIKDDYEQTLQDLRLKSKEKNEDESSSISTEKEGDS